In one window of Ruminococcus hominis DNA:
- the asnS gene encoding asparagine--tRNA ligase, which produces MDLITVKELFKNREEYLDKKVTVGGWIRSIRDSKTFGFIVVNDGSYFEPLQVVYHDKMENFQEISKQNVGAAIVVTGTLVATPQAKQPFEIQADEITVEGASAPDYPLQKKRHSFEYLRTISHLRPRTNTFQAVFRVRSLAAYAIHQFFQERGFVYVHTPLITGSDCEGAGEMFRVTTLDMENLPKNEDGTVDYSQDFFGKETSLTVSGQLNGETYAQAFRNIYTFGPTFRAENSNTTRHAAEFWMIEPEIAFADLEDDMELAEAMLKYVINYVMEQAPEEMNFFNSFVDKGLIERLKNVVESDFARVTYTEAVEILEKNNDKFDYKVSWGCDLQTEHERYLTEEVYKRPVFVTDYPKEIKAFYMKLNEDGKTVAAVDCLVPGIGEIIGGSQREDDYGKLLGRMKELGLEEKDYQFYLDLRKYGSTRHAGFGLGFERCVMYLTGMSNIRDVIPFPRTVNNCEL; this is translated from the coding sequence ATGGATTTGATAACAGTAAAAGAGTTATTTAAGAACAGAGAAGAATATCTGGATAAGAAAGTAACAGTTGGTGGATGGATCAGAAGTATCCGTGATTCTAAAACATTTGGGTTTATCGTGGTAAATGATGGTTCATATTTTGAACCACTTCAGGTTGTGTATCATGACAAGATGGAGAATTTCCAGGAAATCTCAAAACAGAATGTCGGAGCTGCAATCGTAGTGACAGGAACATTAGTTGCAACACCACAGGCAAAACAGCCATTTGAGATCCAGGCAGACGAAATCACAGTAGAGGGTGCTTCAGCACCGGATTATCCACTGCAGAAAAAGCGTCACAGCTTTGAGTATCTTAGAACTATTTCGCATCTTCGTCCGAGAACAAATACATTCCAGGCAGTATTTCGTGTACGTTCTCTGGCAGCATATGCAATTCATCAGTTCTTCCAGGAGAGAGGATTTGTATATGTACACACTCCGTTAATCACAGGAAGTGACTGTGAAGGTGCAGGAGAGATGTTTAGAGTAACAACACTTGATATGGAAAATCTTCCAAAGAACGAAGACGGAACAGTAGATTACAGTCAGGATTTCTTTGGTAAAGAAACAAGCCTTACAGTAAGTGGTCAGCTTAATGGTGAGACTTATGCACAGGCTTTCCGTAACATTTACACATTTGGACCAACATTCAGAGCTGAGAATTCTAATACAACAAGACATGCAGCAGAGTTCTGGATGATCGAGCCAGAGATTGCATTCGCAGATTTGGAAGATGACATGGAGCTGGCAGAGGCTATGTTGAAATATGTTATCAATTATGTGATGGAACAGGCTCCGGAAGAGATGAACTTCTTCAACTCATTTGTAGATAAAGGACTGATCGAGCGTCTGAAGAACGTTGTAGAGTCTGATTTCGCAAGAGTAACATATACAGAAGCGGTAGAGATTCTTGAGAAGAATAACGATAAATTTGATTATAAAGTATCTTGGGGATGTGATCTGCAGACAGAACATGAGCGTTATCTTACAGAAGAGGTTTATAAACGTCCTGTATTTGTTACAGATTATCCAAAGGAAATCAAAGCATTTTATATGAAACTGAATGAAGATGGTAAGACTGTAGCAGCAGTAGACTGTCTTGTACCGGGAATTGGTGAGATTATCGGAGGAAGCCAGAGAGAGGATGACTATGGCAAGCTCCTTGGAAGAATGAAAGAGCTTGGGCTGGAAGAGAAGGACTATCAGTTCTATTTGGATCTTAGAAAATATGGTTCTACACGTCATGCAGGATTTGGTCTTGGATTTGAGCGTTGTGTAATGTATCTGACAGGTATGTCAAACATTCGTGACGTAATTCCATTCCCAAGAACAGTAAATAACTGCGAATTATAA
- a CDS encoding response regulator transcription factor — MYNIVVCDDDKEIVEAIDIYLTQEGYHILKAYDGEQALKLLETEEVHLLILDVMMPKLDGIRATLKIREKHSIPIIILSAKSEDVDKILGLNVGADDYVTKPFNPLELVARVKSQIRRYTQFGGNAKEQKDTIYETGGLQMNDDLKQVTVDGESVKLTPIEYNILKLLMKNQGSVFSINQIYESIWNEEAIGADNTVAVHIRHIREKIEINPREPRYLKVVWGVGYKIEKL, encoded by the coding sequence ATGTACAACATCGTAGTATGTGATGATGATAAAGAAATCGTAGAGGCAATAGATATTTATTTGACTCAGGAAGGCTATCATATCTTGAAAGCATATGATGGCGAACAGGCATTAAAGCTGTTGGAGACAGAGGAAGTGCACTTGTTAATTTTGGATGTGATGATGCCAAAACTGGATGGAATCCGTGCAACATTAAAGATTCGTGAAAAGCATAGTATTCCAATCATTATTTTATCGGCAAAATCAGAGGATGTAGATAAGATATTAGGATTAAATGTAGGTGCAGATGATTATGTGACGAAGCCGTTTAATCCGTTGGAATTAGTCGCACGTGTGAAATCACAGATTCGCAGGTATACCCAGTTTGGCGGGAATGCAAAAGAACAGAAGGATACCATTTATGAGACCGGTGGACTGCAGATGAACGATGATTTGAAACAGGTCACAGTAGATGGGGAATCTGTAAAACTGACACCGATTGAATACAATATTTTAAAATTATTAATGAAAAATCAGGGAAGCGTATTTTCAATTAACCAGATTTATGAATCAATATGGAATGAGGAGGCAATCGGAGCTGATAATACAGTGGCGGTACATATTCGTCATATCCGGGAAAAAATTGAGATCAATCCGAGAGAACCACGTTATCTAAAAGTAGTGTGGGGAGTCGGATATAAGATTGAAAAGCTGTAA
- a CDS encoding C39 family peptidase has product MKKRKKSRKWMKIGILILIFLTAVLVSSLVMNKGTDDQTISLGEPTLPMVSVIVDDNEVNALPGYTTEMNITAMRDTITPVAATRTLQLNLYSYGEQIRKISYEAYSLDGKDCYLKENVEEWNGGNSDTESSQVTLNLSRAVDDSIQEAVLKVTLTLEDKDVYYYTRIEQNFNRSARECLNFAKSIHEKTFDKQYAEELEAYLEPNEESDNTTLQTVNIHSNISHLQWGDLNPQVSTDVDWSIKECNTVYTSLLARYQVTCTGDSGEVETYNVKEFFRVRCNAGQMYLLDYSRTMNQIFNGNKQVIDKDGIMLGVTNSDVAYATNKKGTIVAFVQERDLWLYNKNTNELSQVFSFANMEGQDERSRNDQHAVRIIQMDNKGNITFAVYGYMNRGEYEGQVGVAVYYFDDNKNAVQEKAFIPSTKSFAIAEDELGKMVYFNEEQQMLYVLAGGTFYQVSMEDYEQTKLAEDLDEGQYVVSEDGHLIAYEKDGSLNTATEVEVLNLANGKSYTVEANEEAAVRPLGFVAGDFIVGRIRESDKGTTVTGQDILPMYQLEIRDSSNQVLKTYAQEGVYISDILVDSNMVTLNRLTRNENTYTTAVQDYITSNEERKKNNITLEITSSDVKERQMRFTFADGIEEMSPKILRPKQVVSSKSITIAFDDEIRSDKYYVYGMGELVAIYDKAAYAIQKAEQVSGVVISSEQAYVWEKGNRDLVYSTDVGAFKKADDQTSLEACTNYMEQYDAKRMDLTGCSLNQILYIINKGRPVIAMTDASHAILLVGYTTDNVTYIDPDTGEGKTVDTATMEAMVAGSGNTFIGYVK; this is encoded by the coding sequence ATGAAGAAAAGAAAAAAATCAAGGAAATGGATGAAAATAGGAATTCTCATCCTGATATTTTTAACAGCAGTACTTGTGAGCAGTCTGGTCATGAATAAGGGAACCGATGACCAGACGATTAGCTTAGGGGAGCCGACATTGCCGATGGTATCGGTCATTGTAGATGACAATGAGGTAAATGCGTTGCCAGGGTACACTACGGAGATGAACATAACAGCAATGCGTGATACGATCACTCCGGTGGCAGCAACAAGGACATTACAGTTGAATCTTTATAGCTATGGAGAGCAAATCCGGAAAATTTCTTACGAGGCGTATTCGCTTGACGGAAAGGACTGCTATCTGAAAGAAAATGTTGAAGAATGGAATGGTGGAAATTCGGATACGGAATCATCGCAAGTGACGTTAAACTTAAGTCGTGCAGTGGACGATTCAATTCAGGAGGCAGTTCTAAAAGTAACTTTAACGTTGGAAGATAAGGATGTTTATTATTACACAAGAATCGAGCAGAATTTCAATCGTTCAGCCAGAGAGTGTCTGAATTTTGCTAAAAGCATCCATGAGAAAACATTTGACAAACAATATGCAGAAGAACTGGAAGCTTATCTTGAGCCAAATGAAGAAAGTGATAATACAACATTGCAGACTGTGAATATTCATTCGAATATTTCGCATTTACAGTGGGGAGACTTAAATCCACAAGTGTCAACAGATGTGGACTGGAGCATCAAAGAATGTAATACAGTATATACGTCTTTGTTAGCAAGATATCAGGTGACATGTACCGGAGACAGCGGTGAAGTGGAAACTTACAATGTAAAAGAGTTTTTCCGTGTGCGTTGTAATGCAGGGCAGATGTATCTGCTGGATTATTCAAGAACGATGAACCAGATATTCAACGGAAATAAGCAGGTGATAGATAAAGATGGTATTATGCTGGGCGTGACGAATTCGGATGTTGCCTATGCGACAAATAAAAAAGGAACTATTGTAGCATTTGTCCAGGAGAGAGATTTGTGGTTATATAATAAAAATACAAATGAATTATCACAAGTGTTTAGCTTTGCTAATATGGAAGGGCAGGATGAACGTTCCAGAAATGACCAGCATGCAGTACGTATCATTCAAATGGACAATAAGGGAAATATAACATTTGCCGTATATGGATATATGAATCGTGGAGAATATGAAGGACAGGTTGGTGTTGCGGTTTATTACTTTGATGATAATAAAAATGCCGTACAGGAAAAGGCATTTATCCCGAGTACAAAGTCATTTGCAATTGCGGAAGACGAGCTTGGAAAGATGGTATATTTTAACGAAGAGCAACAGATGCTTTATGTACTCGCAGGCGGTACGTTTTATCAAGTATCAATGGAAGATTATGAGCAGACCAAACTGGCAGAAGATCTGGACGAAGGACAGTATGTGGTATCTGAGGATGGACATTTGATCGCATATGAGAAAGATGGTTCGTTAAATACAGCTACAGAGGTAGAAGTGTTGAACCTGGCAAATGGAAAATCTTATACAGTTGAAGCGAATGAAGAAGCTGCTGTCCGTCCGCTTGGCTTTGTTGCAGGTGACTTTATTGTAGGAAGGATACGTGAATCGGATAAAGGGACTACGGTTACGGGGCAGGATATTTTACCGATGTATCAGTTGGAAATCAGGGATTCTTCAAATCAGGTGTTGAAGACATATGCACAGGAAGGTGTATATATTTCCGATATACTGGTAGATTCTAATATGGTAACGCTAAATCGTCTGACGAGAAATGAGAATACTTATACTACGGCGGTCCAGGATTATATTACGAGTAATGAAGAACGTAAAAAGAATAATATCACACTGGAGATTACTTCATCGGACGTAAAAGAAAGGCAGATGCGATTCACCTTTGCGGATGGAATTGAGGAAATGTCACCGAAGATATTAAGACCAAAGCAGGTTGTATCATCAAAGTCGATTACGATAGCATTTGATGATGAGATACGTTCGGATAAATATTATGTTTATGGTATGGGCGAGCTGGTAGCAATTTATGATAAAGCCGCTTATGCAATCCAGAAAGCAGAGCAGGTTTCCGGTGTTGTGATTTCTTCGGAACAGGCTTATGTCTGGGAAAAAGGAAACCGAGATCTGGTGTACAGTACAGATGTAGGGGCATTTAAGAAAGCGGACGATCAGACTTCATTGGAGGCATGTACAAATTATATGGAGCAGTATGATGCAAAGCGAATGGATTTGACAGGATGTTCATTAAACCAGATTCTTTACATTATCAATAAAGGAAGACCGGTTATTGCTATGACAGATGCAAGTCACGCGATTCTGCTGGTTGGATATACGACAGACAATGTCACTTATATTGATCCGGACACAGGCGAAGGCAAGACGGTAGATACTGCGACAATGGAAGCAATGGTGGCAGGAAGCGGAAATACATTTATAGGATATGTAAAATAA
- a CDS encoding class I SAM-dependent methyltransferase gives MENIKKLLCETLNIDFIQAILSNPRTKEGIIKVKVRPVMMKDRLFLQLESFSKTQAFHENLEPDAAVERIVDYMKEFKQMQMATKDTDYTILISKKGKVTIQKRAVKISRNVKIQAHNRSKKYILQEGMKVPFLQDLGVMTQDGKIVRTRFDKFRQINRFLEFIEDILPQLDKDREITILDFGCGKSYLTFAMYYYLHELKQYDIRIIGLDLKSEVIAHCNALSKEYGYEKLTFLEGDIADYEGVNEVDMVVTLHACDTATDYALAKAVGWNAKVILSVPCCQHELNSQIENEVLAPIMKYGLLKERFAALVTDGLRAEYLESMGYDTQVLEFIDMEHTPKNILLRAVKSKEKHIKKEKQCKEQIQACEEFLHASPTLGRLLN, from the coding sequence ATGGAAAATATAAAAAAATTGTTATGTGAAACATTAAATATAGATTTTATACAGGCTATTTTGAGTAATCCCCGTACAAAAGAGGGAATTATAAAAGTAAAAGTCAGACCGGTAATGATGAAAGACCGGTTGTTTTTGCAATTAGAATCTTTTTCGAAGACACAAGCATTTCATGAAAATCTGGAGCCGGATGCAGCAGTTGAGAGAATTGTTGATTATATGAAAGAATTTAAACAAATGCAGATGGCAACCAAAGATACAGATTATACGATACTTATCAGTAAAAAGGGAAAGGTTACAATACAGAAAAGAGCTGTAAAAATAAGCAGGAACGTCAAAATACAGGCACATAATCGAAGCAAAAAATATATTTTACAGGAAGGTATGAAGGTACCATTTTTACAGGATCTTGGGGTTATGACACAAGATGGCAAGATTGTGAGAACACGGTTTGATAAGTTCCGGCAGATCAATCGCTTTTTGGAATTTATTGAGGATATCCTGCCACAGCTGGATAAGGATAGAGAAATCACAATTCTGGACTTTGGATGTGGAAAATCTTATTTGACATTTGCAATGTATTATTATCTGCATGAATTGAAGCAATACGATATCCGCATCATCGGACTAGACTTGAAATCAGAGGTTATCGCACATTGTAATGCATTGAGCAAGGAATACGGATATGAAAAACTGACATTTTTAGAGGGCGATATTGCAGATTATGAGGGTGTCAATGAAGTTGATATGGTTGTGACACTGCATGCATGTGACACGGCAACAGATTATGCACTGGCAAAGGCTGTTGGCTGGAATGCAAAAGTCATACTTTCAGTTCCTTGTTGTCAGCATGAATTGAACAGCCAGATTGAAAATGAGGTTCTGGCTCCGATTATGAAATACGGATTACTAAAAGAGCGATTTGCAGCACTTGTGACAGATGGTCTGAGAGCAGAATATCTGGAAAGTATGGGATATGATACACAGGTTCTGGAATTTATAGATATGGAACACACACCGAAGAATATTTTACTTCGAGCGGTGAAGTCAAAGGAGAAGCATATAAAGAAAGAAAAACAATGTAAAGAACAGATTCAGGCATGCGAAGAATTTTTGCATGCATCACCGACATTGGGGAGACTGCTTAATTAG
- a CDS encoding CCA tRNA nucleotidyltransferase, producing MKITLPGKVTEIIENLQMHGYEAYAVGGCVRDSILAKEPQDWDITTSAKPEEIKALFPRTVDTGIEHGTVTVLMGKDMYEVTTYRIDGVYEDSRHPKEVIFTNKLEEDLRRRDFTINAMAYNDDVRLVDAFGGMKDLNYHLIRCVGDPKERFEEDALRILRAVRFSAQLDFAIEEHTADAIRSQVLSLKNISAERIQAELIKLLMSDHPERLKDAYELGITRVILPEWDRMVGVEQHTPHHMYDVAEHTLHAIMNVKQDKILRLTMLFHDMGKPFAKTTDENGQDHFKEHSIGSEEKARSIMQRLKMDNDTIKKVTKLVCYHDYRIEATGPNVRRAMNRIGVELFPYYLAVRMADVKAQSSYQRRAKIENIIAMREIYQDTLIKEHCVTLRDLAVTGKDLMEIGMKPGRELGNMLNELLEWVIDDPQCNKKELLCEYVKERIGL from the coding sequence ATGAAGATTACGTTACCTGGCAAAGTGACAGAGATTATTGAAAATTTACAGATGCATGGATATGAGGCATATGCGGTTGGAGGATGTGTGAGAGATTCAATTCTTGCAAAAGAACCTCAGGACTGGGATATCACTACGTCTGCAAAGCCGGAAGAAATAAAAGCACTTTTTCCGAGAACAGTAGATACTGGAATTGAACATGGAACGGTAACGGTTCTTATGGGGAAAGATATGTATGAAGTGACGACATATCGAATTGACGGAGTTTATGAAGACAGCCGCCATCCAAAGGAAGTAATCTTCACAAATAAGCTGGAAGAAGATTTGCGCCGTCGTGATTTTACGATCAATGCAATGGCATATAATGATGATGTTCGTCTGGTAGATGCATTTGGCGGAATGAAGGATCTGAATTATCATTTGATTCGTTGTGTAGGTGATCCGAAGGAACGTTTTGAAGAAGATGCTCTGCGAATCCTGCGTGCAGTGAGATTTTCCGCACAGTTGGATTTTGCAATTGAAGAACATACCGCAGATGCAATTCGTTCACAGGTGCTGTCATTGAAAAATATCAGTGCAGAAAGAATACAGGCAGAATTGATAAAGCTGCTTATGTCAGATCATCCGGAGCGTCTCAAGGATGCATACGAGTTGGGAATCACAAGAGTGATTCTTCCGGAATGGGACCGTATGGTCGGGGTGGAGCAGCACACACCGCATCATATGTATGATGTGGCAGAGCATACACTTCATGCGATCATGAATGTAAAGCAGGATAAGATACTGCGTCTGACGATGTTATTCCACGATATGGGAAAACCATTTGCAAAAACGACAGATGAAAACGGACAAGATCATTTTAAAGAGCACTCAATCGGCAGTGAGGAGAAAGCCCGTTCCATCATGCAGCGCCTGAAGATGGATAATGATACGATTAAAAAAGTAACAAAACTGGTATGCTATCATGATTATCGTATCGAAGCGACAGGACCGAACGTACGACGTGCCATGAATCGTATAGGAGTAGAATTATTCCCATATTATCTGGCAGTTCGTATGGCTGATGTGAAAGCACAAAGCTCATATCAGCGACGTGCAAAGATTGAAAATATCATTGCAATGCGAGAGATTTATCAGGATACTTTGATCAAGGAGCATTGTGTGACACTTAGAGACCTTGCAGTTACGGGCAAGGATCTTATGGAGATTGGCATGAAGCCGGGAAGAGAACTTGGTAACATGTTGAATGAGCTGTTGGAGTGGGTTATTGATGATCCACAATGTAATAAAAAAGAGCTGCTTTGCGAGTATGTAAAAGAAAGGATTGGACTTTAA
- a CDS encoding histidine kinase dimerization/phospho-acceptor domain-containing protein, whose translation MKKWYKKPITKAILVFVAIVTAILLGISVILLASLNGVVYDAKLRAEKKYENANSFEQTMYQTAIYVAERIHIQDEFETDGKYNPDKIVDITEYAKSRTISGENTSGVAYKLGELAAWGQAKETSSEDADDYRIIVCKKKDGKYYYYYYNEFQNLINDAKLKVILNGAQLRPEENAEENSQLQTFYDNLSYNYGVGMSNYYDTIRIEDEKGNTLYTDCWLYDGNWDSSIGKEEAAPIGAKNLLTLINENEKLNGKLNKIYNDLSSSLENIAYDAEQYGEYKDSTDFSEGNTNFKYLLVDQQAKKVYTNNSAWTQYSDVDKNIEELKKQEHSKYVVVKPKLADFESNLKDTDARKWKEVFHILEGDNKESDNYIFVAAVDTDFPVQDVFYTYNQNYRQYAPYINMASAFIIVGTALCLIIIVWLTAVAGRNSEDEELHLNSFDYWKSELGAALVIVPWIFLTMFVGECWEGTYYDAVGWGNTSQQYYYTFSLSGMNYVLVTIYMGLSMVLFLAGYLSLVRRIKGRILWKNSILYFILKWCIKVLCAIVRFFCDFWRNRSITWRAVIVFIGFVCIHWLGMSSGFSLFIFLMFVAEIVGVYYIVRNAIAKDKIRKGIGRIASGELEYQIPTEKLKGEYKHTAEMINDIGNGLNRAVDEKIKSERLKTDLITNVSHDIKTPLTSIINYVDLLKREEIDDPKIQGYLKVLEEKSQRLKTLTEDVVEASKVSSGNINLQMMDVNFVEILNQTIGEIEEKMSTNDLEVIASVPETPVIVHVDGRRMWRVLENIFNNAAKYAMPGTRVYADLQIKEEVAEFTLKNISAQKLNIKAEELTERFIRGDISRSTEGSGLGLSIASTLTEMQGGTFEVYVDGDLFKVTITLPLKESR comes from the coding sequence ATGAAGAAATGGTATAAAAAACCGATTACAAAGGCGATATTGGTTTTTGTTGCGATTGTTACAGCAATATTGCTTGGAATCAGTGTTATTTTATTGGCAAGCTTGAATGGTGTAGTATATGATGCAAAGCTACGAGCAGAGAAAAAATATGAGAATGCAAATTCATTTGAGCAAACAATGTATCAGACGGCAATCTACGTGGCGGAGAGGATTCATATACAAGACGAATTCGAGACAGATGGCAAATATAATCCGGATAAGATTGTAGATATTACAGAGTATGCAAAAAGCAGAACGATATCCGGGGAGAATACTTCCGGAGTTGCATACAAGTTAGGTGAGCTGGCAGCATGGGGACAGGCAAAAGAAACGAGCAGTGAGGATGCGGATGATTATCGCATTATTGTCTGTAAGAAAAAAGATGGAAAATACTATTACTATTATTATAATGAATTCCAAAATTTGATCAATGATGCTAAACTCAAGGTTATTTTAAATGGAGCCCAGCTTCGACCGGAGGAAAATGCAGAGGAGAATAGTCAGCTGCAAACATTTTATGATAATTTGTCCTATAATTATGGCGTGGGAATGTCAAATTATTATGATACCATCCGAATTGAAGATGAAAAAGGAAATACTCTCTACACAGATTGTTGGCTATATGACGGTAACTGGGATTCTTCAATAGGAAAAGAAGAGGCTGCACCGATTGGTGCAAAAAATCTGTTAACACTCATTAATGAAAATGAAAAGTTAAATGGAAAGCTGAATAAGATATACAACGATTTGAGCAGTTCATTGGAGAATATTGCTTATGATGCAGAACAGTATGGCGAATATAAAGATTCCACAGATTTTTCGGAAGGAAATACAAATTTCAAGTATCTGCTTGTGGATCAGCAGGCGAAGAAAGTGTACACAAATAATAGTGCATGGACACAATATAGTGATGTAGATAAAAACATAGAAGAATTAAAAAAACAAGAGCATAGCAAGTATGTTGTAGTAAAGCCTAAGTTGGCAGATTTTGAATCGAACTTAAAAGATACAGATGCCAGAAAATGGAAAGAAGTCTTCCATATTTTAGAAGGAGACAATAAAGAATCCGACAATTATATTTTTGTGGCAGCGGTCGATACAGATTTTCCGGTTCAGGACGTATTTTACACATATAATCAAAATTACCGGCAATATGCTCCATATATCAATATGGCAAGTGCATTTATTATAGTCGGCACAGCACTGTGTTTAATCATTATAGTCTGGCTGACAGCAGTGGCAGGGCGAAATTCAGAAGATGAAGAACTTCATTTGAATTCATTTGATTATTGGAAGAGCGAATTGGGAGCAGCACTTGTAATCGTGCCATGGATTTTTCTAACGATGTTTGTCGGAGAATGCTGGGAAGGAACCTATTACGATGCTGTGGGTTGGGGAAACACATCTCAACAGTATTATTATACATTTTCTTTGTCAGGAATGAATTATGTGCTCGTAACGATTTATATGGGACTGAGTATGGTATTGTTCCTTGCGGGATATCTTAGTCTGGTAAGAAGGATTAAGGGACGAATCCTCTGGAAAAATAGTATTTTATACTTCATTTTAAAATGGTGTATCAAAGTCTTGTGTGCAATTGTTAGATTTTTCTGCGATTTTTGGAGAAATCGAAGTATTACCTGGCGGGCAGTTATAGTGTTTATTGGATTTGTATGTATTCACTGGCTTGGTATGAGCTCAGGTTTCAGTTTGTTTATTTTCCTTATGTTCGTAGCGGAAATTGTAGGGGTATATTATATTGTGCGAAACGCAATTGCAAAGGATAAGATACGAAAAGGAATTGGAAGAATTGCATCCGGAGAGTTGGAATATCAGATACCGACAGAAAAACTAAAGGGCGAATATAAACATACTGCGGAGATGATAAATGATATAGGAAATGGATTGAATCGTGCTGTAGATGAAAAAATCAAAAGTGAAAGACTGAAGACGGATTTGATCACAAATGTGTCGCACGATATTAAAACACCTCTTACATCGATTATTAATTATGTGGATTTGTTAAAGCGAGAAGAGATTGATGATCCAAAGATTCAGGGATATTTGAAAGTCTTAGAGGAAAAGTCTCAGAGGTTAAAGACATTGACGGAGGATGTGGTAGAAGCATCAAAGGTGAGCAGTGGCAATATAAATCTGCAGATGATGGATGTCAATTTTGTGGAAATATTGAATCAGACGATTGGCGAAATCGAAGAGAAGATGTCGACAAATGATTTGGAAGTGATTGCATCTGTTCCGGAAACCCCGGTTATTGTTCATGTAGATGGACGCAGGATGTGGCGCGTTCTGGAAAATATTTTCAATAATGCGGCAAAATATGCAATGCCGGGAACACGTGTATATGCCGATCTGCAAATCAAAGAAGAAGTGGCAGAATTTACATTGAAAAACATTTCCGCTCAGAAGCTGAATATTAAAGCGGAAGAGCTTACAGAACGATTTATCCGTGGAGATATTTCAAGAAGTACAGAAGGAAGCGGTCTCGGGCTTTCTATTGCAAGTACATTGACAGAGATGCAAGGTGGAACATTTGAAGTATATGTGGATGGTGATTTGTTTAAGGTGACGATCACATTACCACTTAAAGAAAGTCGATAA